A genomic stretch from Dissulfurispira thermophila includes:
- a CDS encoding polysaccharide deacetylase family protein → MQNRKPFGLLGFPKEGHKSPFCPRPIPVLMYHHINPHKGDMVTVTPEVFEGQMEFLHKSRYRTLKIDDLLDIINGKLIIKEKSVVVTFDDGWLDNYVYAYPVLKRYKINAAIFLITDRVEMASNIVRSQESKIKGQEITIPAHSESKNLIANGQSHKVSINWDMAKEMQDSGLVEFYSHTKSHAKCDRLSEKELWEELHESKKIIEEKLSKPCPYLCWPYGKYNETAMQIAKDIGYKAIFTTRHGVVEKNPNPFSIKRIVVKDNIAWFKKRMVIYTNPIISELYLKIKKK, encoded by the coding sequence ATGCAAAACAGAAAACCTTTCGGATTGTTGGGGTTTCCAAAAGAGGGACACAAGTCCCCCTTTTGCCCCAGACCTATACCTGTTTTGATGTATCACCACATCAATCCACATAAAGGAGATATGGTCACCGTAACCCCTGAGGTCTTTGAAGGACAAATGGAGTTTTTGCATAAATCAAGATACAGGACATTAAAGATAGACGATTTGCTGGATATTATAAATGGAAAACTAATTATTAAAGAAAAATCAGTAGTTGTTACATTTGACGACGGCTGGCTCGATAATTATGTCTATGCCTATCCTGTGCTTAAGAGGTATAAGATCAATGCCGCAATCTTCTTAATAACAGACAGGGTTGAAATGGCATCTAATATAGTCAGGAGTCAAGAGTCAAAAATCAAAGGTCAGGAGATAACAATTCCAGCCCATAGCGAAAGCAAAAATCTTATAGCAAATGGCCAGTCACATAAGGTCAGCATTAACTGGGATATGGCAAAAGAGATGCAGGACAGTGGTCTTGTAGAGTTTTATTCCCATACAAAGAGTCATGCAAAATGCGACCGCTTATCTGAAAAAGAACTGTGGGAAGAACTTCACGAATCCAAAAAAATCATTGAAGAAAAACTTAGTAAACCATGCCCATACCTTTGCTGGCCTTATGGCAAATACAATGAAACTGCAATGCAAATTGCAAAAGATATTGGCTATAAAGCTATATTTACAACAAGGCACGGTGTTGTAGAAAAAAATCCCAATCCATTTTCGATTAAAAGAATAGTAGTTAAAGATAATATTGCATGGTTTAAGAAAAGGATGGTAATATATACAAATCCAATTATTTCAGAACTTTATTTAAAAATAAAGAAGAAATAA
- a CDS encoding Uma2 family endonuclease — protein MAYPQKKEAGKKYTWQDYLTWPDEKRWEVIDGEAYPWHGETANMSPSPSLQHQIATGNFYGILRTKLLKHRCRVFVAPLDVYFDDYNFVQPDVFIVCDRNKIRDKIYGAPDLTIEVISPYTALKDKRTKKMLYERFGVREYILVYPEELFVERYCLIDNRYGDSEVFGPQEILPLCSLEGIEVALWEVFEVEQPQSEQASNK, from the coding sequence ATGGCTTATCCCCAGAAAAAAGAGGCAGGAAAAAAATACACATGGCAGGATTACCTCACATGGCCTGACGAAAAAAGATGGGAGGTAATTGATGGAGAGGCATATCCATGGCATGGAGAAACAGCAAATATGAGTCCATCGCCATCATTGCAGCACCAGATTGCAACTGGAAACTTTTATGGAATCTTAAGGACTAAACTATTGAAACATCGGTGCAGAGTTTTTGTTGCTCCGTTAGATGTCTATTTTGATGATTACAATTTTGTTCAACCAGATGTTTTTATAGTCTGTGATAGAAATAAAATAAGAGATAAGATTTATGGGGCGCCAGATCTGACTATCGAGGTAATTTCCCCATATACAGCTTTAAAAGACAAAAGAACCAAGAAGATGCTCTATGAACGTTTTGGTGTAAGGGAATATATTCTGGTTTATCCCGAAGAGTTATTTGTTGAGAGGTACTGTCTTATAGACAATAGATACGGTGACTCAGAGGTATTTGGTCCACAGGAGATATTGCCCCTCTGCTCATTAGAAGGCATTGAGGTGGCATTGTGGGAGGTATTTGAAGTAGAGCAACCTCAATCAGAACAAGCATCTAATAAATAA
- a CDS encoding glycosyltransferase family 9 protein, with translation MNRFFHRLLDFTIRKYIKRHPDQIKKIEKLNFEPKRFLVISSTAMGDTILSTPAIKSLRKSFPKTKITVLMNKNIAPLFKNFRYINNIILYHGGYKKFFKTVAEIRKERPDVVLIFHGNGPQDIAFAVFSGASVILKHPTKSLYRKYLSFDFKQKYQHTIEDRLDLIRKIGGTIIDKTMEIPPLNDKIKEDKVKNYLNNDGNNLIGFQIGASHFYNMWPIENFIELAKRILSLDSDTRIVVTGIKKEYALGEKIVKSCGKKVINCCGKFRIDELPYLIKRFKLLITGDTGPMHLAIAINVPTISLFSAADSKITGAYQDHQIHRIIQKNGRFIAGLPKKKRDDSAMRLITVEEVFSQYEDFMHNRPI, from the coding sequence ATGAATAGATTTTTTCACAGATTGTTAGATTTCACTATAAGAAAATACATAAAGAGACATCCAGACCAGATAAAAAAAATTGAAAAGTTAAATTTCGAGCCAAAAAGATTTCTGGTTATCTCTTCAACGGCAATGGGAGACACTATTCTTTCAACCCCTGCTATAAAAAGTCTTAGAAAATCCTTTCCAAAAACCAAAATAACAGTTCTTATGAATAAGAATATAGCTCCTTTATTTAAAAACTTCCGGTATATTAATAACATAATCCTCTATCATGGGGGGTATAAAAAGTTTTTTAAGACTGTAGCTGAAATTAGGAAGGAGCGTCCAGATGTCGTTCTAATTTTTCATGGAAATGGGCCCCAAGATATTGCATTTGCAGTTTTTAGCGGTGCAAGTGTTATATTAAAGCACCCCACAAAAAGCCTATACAGAAAGTATCTGTCTTTTGATTTTAAACAAAAATATCAGCACACTATAGAAGATAGGCTCGACTTGATAAGAAAAATAGGGGGAACAATCATTGATAAAACCATGGAAATACCTCCTTTAAACGACAAAATAAAAGAGGATAAAGTTAAAAACTATTTAAATAATGACGGAAATAATCTTATTGGATTCCAAATCGGGGCATCCCATTTTTATAATATGTGGCCTATTGAGAACTTTATAGAATTGGCAAAAAGAATATTATCCTTAGATTCTGATACTCGAATAGTAGTTACAGGGATAAAAAAAGAATATGCACTGGGAGAAAAAATTGTAAAATCCTGCGGCAAAAAAGTGATAAACTGCTGCGGAAAATTTAGAATTGATGAATTGCCCTATCTAATAAAAAGATTCAAACTTCTAATTACAGGTGATACGGGTCCGATGCATCTTGCTATCGCGATAAATGTTCCAACAATTTCTCTCTTCTCTGCAGCTGACAGCAAAATTACAGGTGCATATCAGGATCATCAAATACATAGAATTATTCAGAAAAATGGCAGATTTATAGCTGGTTTGCCAAAGAAAAAAAGAGATGACAGCGCTATGAGGCTTATAACTGTTGAAGAGGTCTTTAGTCAGTATGAAGATTTTATGCATAACAGACCAATTTGA